From a region of the Epinephelus fuscoguttatus linkage group LG21, E.fuscoguttatus.final_Chr_v1 genome:
- the LOC125881803 gene encoding agouti-related protein-like isoform X2, whose translation MASDERRLVTVRMKLVIMCLCMLHLSLTSAGLFIRNDLQTAHTNVSVSRGKASQSTGSSNQGRQRPLFARRGQYERQRIYVQKPKAVPVLPKDVPPPSKVALKPVKPKCSQLTQSCMPQSGCCDPCAKCHCRFFNAICYCRRTKS comes from the exons ATGGCATCAGACGAGAGGCGGCTCGTTACAGTCAGGATGAAGCTGGTTATCATGTGCCTGTGCATGCTGCATTTGTCTCTGACCAGTGCTGGACTCTTCATCCGCAACGATCTGCAAACTGCCCACACCAATGTGTCAGTCAGCAGGGGAAAAGCCTCTCAGAGTACAG GATCTTCGAACCAAGGCAGACAGAGACCACTGTTTGCGAGGAGAGGACAGTACGAACGACAAAGGATTTATGTGCAG AAGCCCAAAGCAGTCCCTGTTCTTCCAAAGGATGTTCCCCCTCCTTCTAAAGTAGCACTCAAACCTGTGAAGCCCAAGTGCTCTCAGCTTACACAAAGCTGTATGCCTCAGTCTGGCTGCTGTGACCCATGTGCCAAATGCCACTGCCGCTTCTTCAATGCAATCTGCTACTGCCGGAGGACAAAGTCGTAA
- the LOC125881803 gene encoding agouti-related protein-like isoform X1, whose amino-acid sequence MASDERRLVTVRMKLVIMCLCMLHLSLTSAGLFIRNDLQTAHTNVSVSRGKASQSTAGSSNQGRQRPLFARRGQYERQRIYVQKPKAVPVLPKDVPPPSKVALKPVKPKCSQLTQSCMPQSGCCDPCAKCHCRFFNAICYCRRTKS is encoded by the exons ATGGCATCAGACGAGAGGCGGCTCGTTACAGTCAGGATGAAGCTGGTTATCATGTGCCTGTGCATGCTGCATTTGTCTCTGACCAGTGCTGGACTCTTCATCCGCAACGATCTGCAAACTGCCCACACCAATGTGTCAGTCAGCAGGGGAAAAGCCTCTCAGAGTACAG CAGGATCTTCGAACCAAGGCAGACAGAGACCACTGTTTGCGAGGAGAGGACAGTACGAACGACAAAGGATTTATGTGCAG AAGCCCAAAGCAGTCCCTGTTCTTCCAAAGGATGTTCCCCCTCCTTCTAAAGTAGCACTCAAACCTGTGAAGCCCAAGTGCTCTCAGCTTACACAAAGCTGTATGCCTCAGTCTGGCTGCTGTGACCCATGTGCCAAATGCCACTGCCGCTTCTTCAATGCAATCTGCTACTGCCGGAGGACAAAGTCGTAA